The Candidatus Nitrosocosmicus franklandus genome contains a region encoding:
- a CDS encoding glycosyltransferase gives MSHELYNVDKFTLKILMVSTEFPPIPGGVGRYTKNLANGLKRLGIKVSVLCNEKGEGDYTGIDPENENNSKVILDVIDKYDPDLAHIQLEHGLYGLKMNSINPKKLRTNIDKFYEECKIPIITTFHSAYPLRQWMELSRYPNLQNKNMITFSINLTKQISGYWERLINYHSFNLANRKKMQLSHANIAFSHYLAKLISENENTISDQKLLRKFSVIYHGAEPSVNKQVRKREAREVFSLPLNRKIALFFGFMTHTKGWDILNHLDIPNDWIIVVNQSKNLFNLAKPLPINGQDQPKTLCNTEIRNGKMSKIINLNRGFLTDNELSFLFYASDIIVLPYTVTSGSGVMFDALAHGLPFIATDLGFFKEFADQGLGIVAKRRPKEFTKAIKKVESEYLQYTQRIERFNTELTWDNVALQHFELYSNVLGKNNRIKNSPYPYASP, from the coding sequence ATGTCTCACGAATTATATAATGTTGATAAATTTACACTAAAAATTCTGATGGTTTCAACCGAGTTTCCACCCATTCCAGGTGGAGTTGGAAGATATACCAAGAATCTCGCAAATGGATTAAAAAGACTAGGAATTAAAGTTTCTGTTCTATGTAACGAGAAAGGGGAAGGGGATTACACAGGTATTGATCCAGAAAATGAGAATAATTCGAAGGTAATATTAGATGTGATTGATAAATACGATCCCGATCTTGCACATATTCAATTAGAACATGGTCTTTATGGATTAAAAATGAACTCAATTAATCCAAAGAAATTAAGGACTAATATTGATAAGTTCTACGAAGAATGCAAGATACCTATAATAACGACATTTCATTCTGCATATCCCCTCCGTCAATGGATGGAGTTATCAAGATATCCAAATCTTCAGAATAAAAACATGATTACTTTTTCGATTAATCTGACTAAACAGATATCCGGCTACTGGGAACGATTAATTAACTACCATTCGTTTAATTTAGCAAATAGAAAAAAAATGCAATTGAGCCATGCCAACATAGCTTTTTCTCACTATTTAGCCAAATTAATTTCAGAAAATGAGAATACGATCAGTGATCAAAAATTATTGCGTAAGTTTTCCGTGATATACCATGGAGCAGAACCAAGTGTGAACAAACAGGTAAGGAAAAGGGAAGCAAGAGAAGTATTTTCCTTACCACTGAATCGCAAAATAGCCCTCTTTTTTGGATTCATGACGCATACCAAAGGTTGGGACATTTTAAATCATTTAGACATACCGAATGATTGGATTATAGTAGTTAATCAATCCAAGAATTTATTTAATTTAGCAAAGCCATTACCAATCAATGGCCAAGATCAACCAAAAACACTCTGTAACACGGAAATTAGAAACGGAAAGATGAGCAAAATTATCAATTTAAATCGAGGATTTCTAACAGATAATGAACTTTCATTTCTATTCTATGCATCTGATATAATCGTTCTCCCTTATACCGTAACTTCAGGTTCAGGTGTAATGTTTGATGCCCTTGCACACGGATTACCCTTCATTGCAACTGATTTAGGTTTCTTTAAGGAATTTGCAGATCAAGGATTAGGAATAGTGGCAAAAAGAAGACCTAAAGAATTTACCAAAGCAATAAAGAAAGTAGAATCAGAATACTTACAATACACTCAAAGAATTGAAAGATTCAATACTGAATTAACATGGGATAATGTTGCGTTACAACATTTTGAACTCTATAGCAATGTGTTAGGCAAAAACAACAGAATTAAAAACTCTCCATATCCATACGCAAGTCCTTAA
- a CDS encoding alpha/beta fold hydrolase — MTTLQHLSALNLQEIDVLGFSMGSFVAQTLVTTYPEKVNRLILYGASCGGPEGIPQSPQVVEALSDFVNNQTKDENSFLEVTFPIKWIKETKIF; from the coding sequence TTGACAACACTGCAGCATTTGAGTGCCTTGAATTTACAAGAAATCGATGTACTAGGCTTCTCTATGGGTTCTTTTGTTGCGCAAACACTGGTCACAACATATCCAGAAAAAGTAAATCGCCTCATATTATATGGTGCTTCATGTGGTGGACCAGAAGGCATTCCTCAAAGTCCTCAAGTTGTGGAAGCACTTTCGGATTTTGTCAACAATCAGACCAAAGATGAAAATTCATTTCTAGAGGTAACATTTCCAATCAAATGGATTAAGGAAACCAAAATTTTTTAG
- a CDS encoding ArsA family ATPase, with the protein MRLIIYTGKGGTGKTVNSCSTAIKLADLNYKTLVISADPAHTLKDAFMVPVVGNKPIKILDNLYALQVDPVLELAENYGSVLSYVASIFSKRGLDETLSYEIAMLPGMTQLFSLLKIEEFMRHESFDCIVMDMPASGEALRYLYFPKLVGNIGEKFSGFTGVFSGFVKMFQPFSSFAPIPTDVIQIEMNLLKRLEILSKILTDTKITSLRLLINPDSFSIENAKRALMSTNLYGMNVDAVIINKIFPRQVPDSYFTKWTEYQSTKIEEAKTSFYPLYIIEERFYEKELKGIEMLRENAETIFANKDPSRVFYSDKVFEFVKDGPTLILKIKAPFTNKDNFDVNRYGDYLVIKILDTTGNNIVNVIPLPIATITMKLYEVKIREGIIEVTFRE; encoded by the coding sequence GTGAGATTAATAATTTATACTGGAAAGGGTGGAACGGGAAAGACAGTTAATTCATGTTCTACTGCCATAAAACTTGCAGATCTTAATTACAAGACTTTGGTAATCTCAGCTGATCCTGCACATACTTTAAAAGATGCATTTATGGTACCCGTTGTAGGAAATAAGCCTATAAAGATTTTGGATAATCTTTATGCATTACAAGTAGACCCGGTCCTTGAGTTAGCAGAAAATTATGGTTCTGTTTTATCATATGTTGCGTCGATATTTTCTAAAAGAGGATTGGATGAAACATTGTCCTACGAGATCGCAATGCTTCCTGGAATGACTCAATTATTTTCATTGTTAAAAATTGAGGAATTTATGCGCCATGAAAGCTTTGATTGTATAGTTATGGATATGCCAGCTTCGGGAGAAGCTTTGAGATATTTGTATTTTCCCAAACTTGTTGGAAATATTGGAGAAAAGTTCTCTGGGTTTACAGGAGTCTTTAGTGGATTTGTAAAAATGTTTCAACCTTTTTCTTCTTTTGCACCGATTCCTACCGATGTGATTCAAATTGAGATGAATTTACTCAAGAGACTTGAGATCCTATCAAAAATCCTGACTGATACTAAAATTACAAGCTTGAGACTGCTAATCAATCCCGATTCATTCAGTATCGAGAATGCAAAAAGAGCACTTATGTCTACAAACCTTTATGGCATGAATGTTGATGCTGTAATAATTAACAAAATATTTCCACGTCAAGTTCCAGATAGCTATTTTACAAAGTGGACAGAGTATCAAAGTACAAAAATTGAAGAGGCAAAAACCAGTTTTTATCCATTATATATTATAGAAGAAAGGTTTTATGAAAAAGAACTGAAAGGAATCGAAATGTTAAGGGAAAATGCAGAGACAATTTTTGCTAATAAAGATCCGTCAAGAGTTTTTTACTCGGATAAGGTCTTTGAATTCGTAAAAGATGGTCCGACATTAATTTTGAAGATAAAGGCTCCATTTACAAACAAAGACAATTTTGATGTAAACCGATATGGTGACTATCTTGTCATTAAAATCTTAGACACCACAGGTAATAATATTGTGAATGTTATTCCATTACCTATAGCTACTATAACCATGAAACTTTATGAGGTGAAGATACGTGAAGGAATAATTGAAGTAACATTTAGAGAATAA
- a CDS encoding class I SAM-dependent methyltransferase, which translates to MEIQNQSSKTMDIKSSNTQEKTRIANVWTPGDYQSVSTMLLQISSHLVKLLNIQPGESVLDVACGNGNTAITAQRCGANVTGIDITFELLNLAREEERIAQISGIDWREGDTQALPFEDESFDVVLSTFGHMFAIDPDLTTKELIRVTKKGGRIGFATWPPELAIGSIFKVIRKHMPVNSNAPPSPMLWGDPDVVTDRLSGVRELSFERGTTIFPILSSNHYWKFMSTKYGPLIKAIEVLNSISDVREPESLRTDFIKTIDPYIIDNGLRLGYLLTVAIK; encoded by the coding sequence ATGGAAATACAAAACCAGTCAAGCAAAACAATGGATATAAAATCCAGTAATACACAGGAAAAAACAAGAATTGCAAATGTGTGGACACCAGGAGATTACCAGAGTGTGTCTACAATGCTTCTACAAATTTCTTCACATCTAGTCAAACTACTAAATATTCAACCTGGAGAATCTGTTTTGGATGTGGCATGCGGGAATGGTAATACTGCCATTACCGCTCAAAGATGCGGTGCTAACGTAACTGGTATTGATATCACTTTCGAACTTTTGAATCTTGCAAGGGAAGAAGAAAGAATTGCTCAAATTAGTGGGATAGATTGGAGAGAAGGGGATACACAAGCCTTACCATTTGAAGATGAATCATTTGACGTTGTTTTGTCCACATTTGGACATATGTTTGCAATCGACCCCGACCTTACTACTAAAGAATTAATAAGAGTCACAAAGAAAGGCGGTAGGATAGGATTTGCAACTTGGCCGCCAGAGCTTGCTATAGGGTCGATATTCAAAGTAATCAGAAAACACATGCCAGTAAACTCGAATGCCCCTCCCTCTCCTATGCTTTGGGGAGATCCAGATGTAGTAACAGATCGTCTATCAGGGGTTAGAGAACTATCATTCGAAAGAGGTACAACAATCTTTCCTATACTTAGTTCAAATCACTATTGGAAGTTTATGAGTACAAAATACGGACCCTTGATAAAAGCAATTGAAGTCCTGAATAGTATATCTGATGTTCGTGAACCAGAGTCACTTAGAACTGACTTTATAAAAACTATAGATCCATATATCATAGATAATGGTTTGCGATTGGGATATTTACTAACAGTAGCTATTAAATAA
- a CDS encoding alpha/beta fold hydrolase encodes MTSTIYNFGHNSVTNIGYGQIGSDLVNSTNATVTNLVNLEDIPLEKVQVGDIEIAYKVFGNGEPLILHNGASDGMDAWDPSLLTKLASNNTVIVFDGRGIGNTTGGTEPYSIQLLANDTAGLMDALEIQQASILGFSLSTFVVQQFAISYPEKVSSFILIAGSCGGKDTVPRPAWFDDLQAGVVNKSLNNIPISQEEMKALVNASVGPGWLKLHPGSLDLPSNMTFQQMKPSLSPETMNNQMNAGQTWMTSDWTGACDGLAEVAKPLLVITGTDDNLYVPHDNSLVIASKVPGAWLVQIKDAGHAVPDQYPDEVGNVINTFLSTMKI; translated from the coding sequence TTGACCTCGACAATTTACAACTTTGGTCACAATAGTGTCACTAATATTGGGTATGGACAGATAGGTTCCGACCTAGTCAATTCGACAAATGCTACTGTTACGAATTTGGTAAACTTAGAGGATATCCCGTTAGAAAAAGTTCAAGTAGGAGATATTGAAATTGCATACAAGGTGTTTGGTAATGGAGAGCCTCTAATACTTCACAATGGTGCTTCGGATGGTATGGACGCATGGGATCCATCCCTTTTAACCAAACTAGCTTCAAATAACACAGTAATTGTGTTTGATGGCCGCGGTATAGGAAATACTACAGGAGGTACCGAACCATATTCCATACAGTTACTTGCTAACGATACTGCAGGTTTAATGGATGCTCTTGAAATACAACAGGCAAGCATTCTTGGATTTTCTTTGAGTACGTTCGTAGTCCAACAATTTGCAATTTCGTATCCCGAAAAGGTTAGTAGCTTTATACTTATTGCTGGGTCCTGTGGCGGTAAAGATACTGTACCACGTCCAGCATGGTTTGACGACTTGCAAGCAGGTGTTGTAAACAAATCTCTAAATAACATACCGATCTCTCAGGAGGAAATGAAAGCACTTGTGAATGCATCAGTAGGACCAGGATGGCTAAAACTACATCCCGGATCTTTAGATCTTCCATCAAATATGACATTTCAACAAATGAAGCCCAGTCTTTCTCCTGAAACAATGAACAATCAGATGAACGCTGGACAGACTTGGATGACTTCTGATTGGACTGGTGCCTGTGACGGTCTTGCAGAAGTAGCCAAACCCCTGTTGGTTATAACGGGAACAGACGATAACCTATATGTGCCACATGATAATTCTTTAGTTATTGCAAGCAAAGTTCCGGGTGCATGGCTTGTACAGATTAAAGATGCTGGCCATGCGGTTCCAGATCAGTATCCCGATGAAGTGGGTAACGTAATAAACACATTTTTGTCGACTATGAAAATATAA
- a CDS encoding alpha/beta fold hydrolase, which translates to MVLSTTLKKQFEINESWLSKNWTGVCDQLQKLTEPTLIITGTEDKAVPADNSLVLIDKIPVSWLVQIKDAGHGLMYQYPETFTSIVKTFLNLTDKNKR; encoded by the coding sequence ATGGTGCTTTCTACTACGTTAAAGAAACAGTTTGAAATAAATGAAAGCTGGCTTTCAAAGAACTGGACAGGCGTATGTGATCAACTTCAAAAATTGACTGAACCTACTTTAATAATAACAGGCACGGAGGACAAAGCTGTTCCTGCTGACAATTCATTAGTTTTAATAGACAAAATCCCTGTATCGTGGCTTGTACAAATTAAAGATGCAGGACACGGATTGATGTACCAGTATCCAGAAACCTTTACCAGTATTGTAAAAACATTTTTGAATTTAACAGACAAAAATAAAAGATGA
- a CDS encoding DDE-type integrase/transposase/recombinase — translation MNTRNRTPSKYVYYGLHLYFSGLSLRKTSERLSYCIKRNHVTIWNWIQKYQPKIIKTKQRRICEFIVDETLLKVGSEYTWLWVAIDAKSKEILSLSISKERNMFVAERFLSNIVRDYGKHPVSTDGGTWYPMACQFLKLEHHLHSSYEKNLIERTMQYIKDRTESFDDYFPCRLKNCKLKHVKNWLNLFVDYHNKELKPVN, via the coding sequence ATGAATACTAGAAACAGAACACCTTCAAAATATGTGTATTATGGCTTACATTTGTACTTTTCAGGTCTTTCTCTTAGGAAAACATCTGAAAGATTATCATACTGTATCAAACGAAATCATGTCACTATCTGGAACTGGATTCAAAAGTACCAACCTAAGATTATCAAGACAAAACAAAGAAGGATATGTGAATTCATTGTAGATGAAACATTGCTTAAGGTTGGTTCAGAATACACGTGGTTATGGGTTGCAATAGATGCGAAAAGTAAGGAAATTCTCTCACTATCCATTTCTAAGGAGAGAAACATGTTTGTTGCGGAACGGTTTCTGTCAAACATAGTCAGAGACTATGGAAAGCATCCAGTTTCAACAGATGGTGGTACTTGGTATCCCATGGCTTGTCAATTCCTTAAATTAGAACACCATCTCCATTCCTCCTATGAAAAAAACTTGATTGAAAGAACAATGCAGTATATCAAGGACAGAACTGAAAGTTTCGATGATTACTTTCCCTGCAGGCTAAAGAACTGCAAACTAAAACACGTAAAAAACTGGTTGAACCTGTTTGTCGACTATCACAACAAGGAATTAAAACCTGTTAACTGA